A genomic stretch from Limanda limanda chromosome 11, fLimLim1.1, whole genome shotgun sequence includes:
- the LOC133014091 gene encoding teashirt homolog 1-like, which yields MPRRKQQDPRRSAAYMPEDELKAGPQDEEEHLQDDGLSLDGQDNEFLCNEEEEDVDGGQPPSYRDSPLSNGTNPDAGYGSPLSDASDRLTDFKSTSSTDGQEREGTALPFRPNNGLSFQDSLAQMKAVYANLISDASWSSITMDIMKSKPAAAGSVNSAVTSPEPASTASVSTTPTINKSSAVNIVSGHHNGRSSSSTVNNHTGSASGNTNGTAASSVGSHSATSSSGVSSGAASNGGGVGYDWHQAALAKTFQQNPYHLLPEPSLFSTVQLYRQNNKLYGSVFTGASKFRCKDCSGAYDTLVGLTVHMNESGHYRDDNKDKEEEQGKRWSKPRKRSLMEMEGKEDAQKVLKCMYCGHSFESLQDLSVHMIKTKHYQKVPLKEPVPALATKLLPSSAKKRALQDAIVSPCSPDSLHAGIGGGSISLGDIGKDTKAASNPYVTPNNRYGYQNGASYTWQFEARKAQILKCMECGSSHDTLQQLTAHMMVTGHFLKVTNSASKKGKQLFFDPVVEEKFQSIPLPPTTTRLPVPSIVKSQPVSPALSSGSEEKREGGEDENIDGGELLEKKIKEEKDDSGEKSENDGTSYKYLREEDLEEAPKGGLDILKSLENTVSSAISKAQTGTPTWGGYPSIHAAYQLQGAMKSSTTVLPPTVQSVHRQPMYSSGLRGLVGDPNSVIHSPRSPSSPTPLRSNVTAMEELVEKVTGKPATVKKEKEEKMVSLERCRPSSLVKSPSPALREQREQLISPNDLSVGKPSGMRSRSPGSVDSELICKREPKESPVDGHNNHSKNGSEACLSPVTNGNSLGIITDHSPEIPFINPLSALQSIMNTHLGKASKTVSPAADPLSMLYKISNSMMEKPAFNPTPQGKPAEPTNHYQLYDNGDQPIDLSKNKSNSNNNNNNSNTNALLTNNSINGNKPLISLPDSVSSPLRENALMDISDMVKNLTGRLTPKSSTPSSISEKSDADGSAFEDALEDLSPVQKRKGRQSNWNPQHLLILQAQFASSLRETQEGRYAMTDLGPQERVHICKFTGLSMTTISHWLANVKYQLRRTGGTKFLKNMDSCQPVFLCGDCASQFRTPSSYINHLEFHLGFSMKDLSKLSTEHLREQQAASKVITDKMTFGSPLSALTTPEDDTGSVYQCRLCNRTFVSKHAVKLHLSKTHGKSPEDHLVFVTALEKLEKLDKMEKV from the coding sequence CGTACATGCCCGAAGACGAGCTTAAGGCAGGCCCTCAAGATGAGGAAGAGCACCTGCAGGATGACGGCCTCTCGTTAGATGGCCAGGACAATGAGTTCCTGTgcaacgaggaagaggaagatgtggATGGAGGCCAGCCGCCGAGCTACAGAGACTCTCCACTCAGCAATGGCACTAACCCTGATGCCGGGTATGGGTCTCCACTCAGTGATGCCAGCGACCGACTTACGGACTTCAAGAGCACCTCTTCCACAGACGGTCAGGAGAGGGAAGGCACAGCTTTACCCTTTCGCCCCAACAACGGCCTCTCTTTCCAGGATAGCCTGGCACAGATGAAAGCCGTCTATGCAAACCTCATCTCAGATGCCTCTTGGTCCAGCATCACAATGGACATCATGAAATCTAAGCCTGCTGCGGCAGGCAGTGTCAACAGTGCCGTCACCTCTCCGGAGCCAGCCTCTACTGCCTCTGTCTCTACAACCCCGACCATAAACAAAAGTAGTGCGGTCAACATTGTTAGCGGTCACCACAATGGTAGGAGCTCCAGCTCCACTGTTAATAACCACACAGGCAGCGCAAGTGGCAATACGAACGGCACAGCAGCTAGCTCGGTTGGCAGCCACAGTGCAACCAGCAGCAGTGGGGTCAGCAGTGGTGCAGCCAGTAACGGTGGTGGTGTAGGCTATGACTGGCATCAGGCAGCACTTGCCAAAACTTTTCAGCAGAACCCATACCACCTTCTACCAGAGCCCAGCCTCTTCAGCACAGTGCAGCTCTACCGGCAGAACAACAAGCTGTATGGTTCTGTTTTCACTGGGGCGAGCAAGTTTCGCTGCAAAGACTGCAGCGGTGCCTATGACACACTGGTGGGTTTGACAGTTCACATGAATGAGTCGGGCCATTATCGAGATGATAAcaaggacaaagaggaggaacagggaAAGCGCTGGTCCAAACCACGCAAGCGCTCTctgatggagatggaggggaAAGAGGATGCCCAGAAGGTGCTGAAGTGCATGTACTGTGGCCACTCATTTGAGTCTCTGCAAGATCTCAGTGTTCATATGATCAAGACCAAGCATTACCAGAAAGTGCCTCTCAAAGAACCAGTGCCAGCCTTGGCCACTAAACTGCTGCCCAGTTCAGCTAAAAAACGAGCTCTCCAAGATGCTATAGTTTCGCCATGCTCCCCAGACTCTCTCCATGCTGGTATCGGTGGTGGCAGCATATCCCTTGGGGACATTGGCAAAGACACAAAAGCCGCATCAAACCCTTATGTTACTCCAAACAACCGCTATGGCTACCAGAATGGTGCGAGCTACACATGGCAGTTTGAGGCTCGTAAAGCCCAGATCCTCAAATGCATGGAGTGTGGGAGCTCCCATGATACACTGCAACAGCTGACTGCCCATATGATGGTCACAGGTCACTTTTTGAAGGTCACAAATTCTGCATCGAAGAAGGGCAAACAGCTATTTTTTGATCCAGTGGTGGAAGAAAAGTTTCAGTCTATCCCATTGCCACCGACCACAACCAGACTCCCTGTTCCCAGTATTGTAAAGTCACAGCCTGTGTCCCCTGCTCTCTCCTCAGGCtcagaggaaaagagggaaggaggtgaggatgaaaaTATTGATGGTGGTGAGTTATTGGAGAAAAAAATTAAGGAGGAAAAAGACGACTCAGGTGAAAAATCTGAGAATGACGGCACATCATATAAATATCTAAGAGAGGAAGATCTTGAGGAGGCCCCAAAAGGGGGTTTAGATATTCTTAAATCACTTGAGAACACAGTATCCAGTGCCATCAGTAAGGCCCAGACAGGGACACCCACATGGGGGGGCTACCCTAGCATTCATGCGGCCTACCAGCTGCAAGGTGCAATGAAAAGCTCAACTACTGTCCTGCCCCCAACTGTCCAGAGTGTCCACAGGCAGCCAATGTATAGCAGTGGGCTACGTGGCCTGGTGGGTGACCCCAACTCAGTCATCCACTCGCCTCGGAGCCCTTCCTCCCCGACCCCCCTCAGGAGCAATGTCACTGCCATGGAGGAGCTTGTGGAGAAAGTGACAGGGAAACCTGCcactgtgaagaaagaaaaggaggagaagatggtgaGCCTGGAACGATGCCGACCCTCATCGTTAGTAAAATCCCCCTCTCCTGCACTGAGAGAGCAAAGAGAGCAATTAATATCTCCAAATGACCTCTCTGTAGGTAAACCCTCTGGTATGCGAAGTAGAAGCCCAGGCAGTGTAGACTCTGAGCTCATTTGCAAGAGGGAGCCCAAAGAGAGCCCAGTAGATGGCCACAACAACCATTCAAAGAATGGCTCTGAGGCCTGTCTGTCCCCAGTAACTAACGGCAACAGTCTTGGCATCATCACTGATCACTCACCAGAAATTCCTTTCATCAACCCTCTCAGCGCACTCCAGTCAatcatgaacacacacctggGTAAGGCCTCCAAAACAGTAAGCCCAGCTGCTGATCCGCTATCTATGCTTTACAAAATCAGCAACAGCATGATGGAAAAGCCAGCCTTCAACCCCACTCCTCAGGGCAAGCCAGCTGAGCCCACCAACCACTATCAATTGTATGATAACGGTGACCAACCCATAGACCTGAGTAAAAATAAGTcaaactccaacaacaacaataataacagtaataccAATGCGCTCTTGACCAACAATAGTATAAACGGCAACAAACCCCTCATTTCCCTCCCTGACTCCGTCTCCTCACCTCTCAGAGAGAATGCGCTAATGGACATCTCTGATATGGTAAAGAACCTCACCGGCAGACTGACGCCCAAATCTTCAACTCCCTCCTCCATTTCGGAGAAGTCCGATGCTGATGGCAGTGCATTTGAAGACGCCCTAGAAGACCTCTCTCCGGTGCAGAAGAGGAAAGGGCGGCAGTCCAATTGGAATCCCCAGCACCTTCTCATCCTCCAGGCACAGTTTGCCTCCAGCCTGAGGGAGACACAAGAGGGCCGCTACGCCATGACCGACTTAGGCCCTCAGGAAAGGGTCCACATCTGTAAGTTCACTGGCCTCTCCATGACCACCATATCCCACTGGCTAGCTAATGTCAAGTACCAGCTGAGACGGACTGGGGGCACCAAGTTTCTCAAGAACATGGACTCATGCCAGCCAGTGTTTCTCTGTGGTGACTGTGCCTCCCAGTTCAGGACTCCCTCCTCCTACATCAACCACCTGGAGTTTCACCTGGGCTTCAGCATGAAGGACCTGTCCAAGCTGTCAACTGAGCACCTACGGGAGCAGCAGGCTGCCTCAAAGGTGATCACAGACAAAATGACATTCGGCAGCCCCCTGTCAGCATTGACCACGCCAGAGGACGACACAGGCTCTGTGTACCAGTGCAGACTTTGCAATCGGACATTCGTCAGCAAACACGCAGTCAAACTGCACCTCAGCAAGACCCACGGCAAGTCTCCAGAGGACCACCTGGTGTTTGTCACTGCTTTGGAGAAACTGGAGAAGCTAGACAAGATGGAGAAGGTTTAA